DNA sequence from the Candidatus Sulfuricurvum sp. RIFRC-1 genome:
GGGATAGTTTAATCGGGTGTAATCGCCCTTCTTTAGCATAAGCCCACACCGTAGCAATACAAACACTCAAATATTTTGAAGCGTCTTTAACTCTGAAATTCTGTTCCATGTCGTAACCTCTTGGATTGGATTACTTAGCACTAAGTTTTATTTGTTTAAACGATTGCAATAATAAGGGGAAACAACTCAAAAGAAAAATGAAACAAGGTGTAAAAGTGTAAAAAGGTGTAAAGGTGTAAGATTATTTTGTTTGATAATAGTGCTTAGTAACTGCTCTTGGAGTCATATCTAACTGTTTTGCTACATGCTCAATAATTTGAGTTCTATTAAAATCTTGATGTTCTTTTTTTGCATTACTAATTTCGTGCATGACTTTATTATGACTGTGTGTTTTTTTGATTGTAGGTTTTTCTATCCGCCCCATAAATAGCAATGTTTCAATAACGATTTTCTTCTCGGATGGTTCTATGTATTGATTAACAAAATCTATCTCTTTTTTTGATAATTTTTGTAAAGATTGATTAATAAAATCTTTTTCTTCTAATGTGATTTCTTTCCATTTGTAAGGTGATTGATCATAAGCATCTTCAATCTCTTGCAATAATGCCCCTAAACCTTTCCCTAATGCGCTTAGTTTCGCCATTTTATTTATCTCCCTTTGATTTCTTTACCTCATCGAGATAATCCGCCCACCACTGCAATAACTCCCGCATCTGTTCGGTGTAATCGGCTTTATGGGTGTACGATCTCACCACCTTGTTTTCTTCATGATGATCGAGTACCCGCTCCCGTACTTCAAAGCTCACCCCGTGGGCTGTGGCGTGTGTCTCGGTTAATGATCGAAACGTACCTCTAAAACTGTGAAGCGTTTGTTTACGCCCCGTTACTTCATCATTGAAGCCTATCGCCCTTAACGCTTTGTTTCCGCTCTCTTTGTTTGCATGGGTTAAATTGTTTCGTACACCATGAAATACCCATACACCCCACCCCGTTACCTCTTTGATCTCTTTGAGGATATTGATAGCCTGATGAGGTAGGGGGATTTTAAAATCGGGTAGGTTTTTATCTTTCACTTTCATCTCTGAGCGGGGGATAGTGATAACGGCTTTTTCAAAATCAATCTGTGACCATTTCAATTTACAAAGGTTATCCGCCCGTAAAGGTATCAAAGATACGAAACGTAAAATATTCCGTACAATCACCCCGCCCTCTCCATAATAGCCGTCTATCCCTCTTAAAAGCTCTCCCAGTATCTTTTCATCGGTAATCTTTGCCATGTTCTTTTCTTCATGCTTTGGAAGTACGCTTTTATCTATTCGTAACGTAATGTTTAAATCGGTGTATTCGTGACTCACTGCATAAATCCATAAACGGTTACAATCGGCAAAGAGTCGGGATGCCGTTTCGGGGGCGGTCTTTCCCTTTTCGGTGATGATCTTCAATAGCTCCCCGTGGGTGATCTCTCCGATTGTTTTGGATGAGGTGATAACGTGGCGTTCGTCATAGGTACAAAAATAAGGGAATAAATCACGCTCAAACGCTCTCTTTCGCTTTGTGGCGGTCGCATCATCATTTTTGAGGGTAGATAGCCATTCGTAGGTGATTAGATGAAATTGAGTATTTATAGCGGTTTGTGTTTCGATCTTTTCCGCTTCATTGATAGCCTTGATCTCTTTTTTCTCTTGGATAGGGTCTATCCCGCTTTTAATCTTTTCTTTGAGTTCGTCACGTTTGAGCCTCGCATCTTTTAACGAAGTATTAGGATAACTCCCCGCTGTGGTCTTTTTGGCTTTGCCGTTAATCGTGTAACGTATCTCCCAAACTTTCCGCCCGTCGGGTTTGATATTGAGCTGTAAGCCGTTCCCATCGGGTAGCGTGTACTCTTTTTCTTTTGGTATGGCGTTTCTTAGTTGAGTATCTATAAGCGGTGTAACTTCTCGTTTTGCCATAATGTACCCTTCTTTTTTGTACCTTTTTTTAGGTATTAATGAGGTACATTATAGAGAAGTACATTAAAAAGTACATTAAATATTTGGATTGTATTAAATCGGCTTTGACTCGTTTAGACGGTAAGAAGTAGCAATAATGCCTATTTTGTGTGGTTTGTAAGGGTTTTATTGATGATATTTTACGGGGTTAATTTTAAAGATGGTGGCGGGGGGGGGACTCGAACCCCCGACCTCCGGCTTATGAGACCAGCGCTCTAACCAGCTGAGCTACCCAGCCATCTTTTGGAAAGACCGGAATTATAGTGAACCATTGCTTATTAAAAGCTAAAAGATAATCTAAAATTTCAATTTATCCGTGGATCTCATACTTTACACTATATAATATAACTCATTATTATTGAGTCATAAAGACGAATTAACCCAAACTCATGTACAATCCCGCACATAAAAATTTCACATCATATAAAGGAAACACAATGAATTTTCAACCACTTGGAAAACGGGTATTGGTTCAACGTCTCGAAGAAGCAACCACAACCGCATCGGGTATCATTATTCCTGACAATGCAAAAGAGAAACCCTCACAAGGAACTGTTATAGCTGTGAGCGAGAAAGTAAGTAATGTAGAGATAGGGAATGTTGTCGTTTTCGGTAAATACGCCGGTACAGAATTGACACTAGAGGGAAAAGCTTACTTAGTGATTGCGACAAGCGATTTACTCGGAATTATTAAATAAAGGAAACTACTATGGCAAAAGAAATTCACTATTCAGATGACGCACGCAATAAATTAGCCGCCGGAGTACAAAAACTGACCGATGCGGTCAAAGTAACCATGGGGCCGCGCGGTCGTAATGTCCTTATCCAACGCAGCTACGGCGCACCGCTTATCACTAAAGACGGTGTATCGGTTGCCAAAGAGGTAGAACTCAAAGACCCGCTTGAAAACATGGGAGCGCAACTCGTTAAAGAGGTTGCTTCTAACACGGCGGACGAAGCGGGTGACGGTACCACAACGGCGACCATCCTAGCCAACTCTATTTTCAAAGAGGGTCTTCGAAACATCACAGCGGGGGCTAATCCGATCGAAGTTAAACGGGGTATGGACAAAGCGACCGAAGCGATCTTGGCAGAGCTCAAAGCGGCTTCACGTATCATCAACGATAAAAAAGAGATCGCGCAAGTCGCAACCATCTCGGCAAACTCCGATGAGCGCATCGGTGCAATGATCGCCGAAGCGATGGATAAAGTAGGCCGTGATGGCGTTATCACGGTTGAAGAAGCCAAAGGAATCAATGACGAACTCGACGTGGTAGAGGGGATGCAATTCGACCGTGGTTACCTCAGCCCGTATTTCATCAACAACTCGGAAAAAATGACCGTTGAATTGGATCATCCGTTTATCCTTTTGTTCGATCAAAAAATCTCGAACCTCAAAGACCTTCTCCCTGTGTTGGAGCAAGTTCAAAAAAGTTCACGCCCGCTTCTCATCATCGCAGAAGATGTTGAAGGTGAAGCGTTGGCAACGTTGGTCGTCAACAAACTTCGCGGTGTTTTGAACATCACTGCCGTTAAAGCTCCGGGATTCGGTGATCGCCGTAAAGCGATGCTCCAGGATATCGCGGTGCTCACTCGTGCACAACTCATCAGCGAAGAGATCGGACGAACACTCGACAGTGCAACGATAACTGATTTGGGTCAAGCCTCTCGCGTGGTAATCAGCAAAGACAACACCACGATCGTTGATGGAGCAGGAGATAAAGATGCGGTTAACTCACGTATCAAAGAGATCCGTACCCAAATCGAAGCGACTACGAGCGAATACGATAAAGAGAAACTTCAAGAGCGTCTTGCGAAACTCGCAGGCGGCGTTGCGGTTATCAAAGTCGGAGCAGCGACGGAAACCGAAATGAAAGAGAAAAAAGACCGTGTAGATGATGCACTCTCAGCAACCAAAGCGGCCGTTGAAGAGGGGATCGTTATCGGCGGCGGTGCGGCATTGATCCGTGCGGCGGCAAAAGTAAAACACGACCTTACCGGCGATCAAAAAATCGGTTGGGAGATCATCCTCCGTGCGATCACCGCTCCGGTGAAACAAATCGCTGAAAATGCGGGATACGATGCAGGTGTTGTTGTCAACACGATCGTCTCTGCAACAAATGAAAACATCGGATTCAACGCGGCAACGGGTGAATACGTCGATATGTACGAAGCGGGAATCATCGATCCTCTCAAAGTAGAGCGTGTCGCATTGACCAACGCAACGTCGGTATCGAGTATGCTTCTCACAACTGAAGCAACGATCCACGAGATCAAAGAAGACAAACCTGCAATGCCTGATATGGGCGGTATGGGTGGAATGCCCGGCATGATGTAAAGACCATAAAAAACGTCCTAAACGGGCGTTTTTAGGTCTGAAACCCCTTTTTTTAACCCTTCTTCGATACACTTCTTCACTAAACACTCAACGGAACATACCCTATGCAATTATCCCTAACCGACCTCATCGGAATACTCGGCGTCTTTGTCATCATTGTTGCCTACATGCTTTTACAACTCGAAAAAATGGATGCGAAAGATTTAAGCTTCTCGGTTTTGAATTCTCTAGGGGCATTGCTGATCATCATCTCACTGCTGTATGACTGGAATCTCGCGTCGTTTTTAATGGAAGCAACATGGATGATGATTAGTTTATACGGGGTTCTGAAATATTATAACATGAAGAAAAAAGGAAAAAATACCGTCAAATAAGACGGCATTTAAAATTAAACGATCTCATTGGCCTTTTTATTTTCCCACAGCGAGTGAAGAAACGCGATCAAGATCAATCCGATACCGATAGTCCCCGTCACCATCTCACTGATATGAGTGGTAATTTTCATCAACATGATAATCGCCAAAATCCCGATTGCATAATGGGCACCGTGTTCGAGATACCGGAAATGTGAGAGGGTTTTATGCTCAACGAAATAAAGGGTGATACTCCGTACAAACATCGCTCCCACACCCAAACCGATCATGATAATAAAGATATTACTGGTCAATGCAAACGCCCCGATAACACCGTCAAAACTGAAACTCGCATCGAGAACTTCGAGATAGATAAATCCGGCGATCCCGCTTTTAACCGTATCGGATGAGAGGAAATGGTCCAGCATCCCGAGCAATGAGTGAAGCAATACTCCGTACATAAATGCCAAAACAACTCCGAAGTCCTGAGTGATGTGCCCCAAAGCGATCCCCACCATAATTGCAGTAATCAACTCGATATTGGCAACGCCTGAAAAATGTTCCATCGTTTTGGAACCTTCAACAAACTTCACCCATTTGACATCATGTTCCCCAAAGAAAAAGTCCAAAAAGACCATCAGCAAAAAGGCTCCACCGAACGCGAAGATCGTCGATTCAGTCGCTTTGAGCACTTTTTCATACTCTGCGGGTTGATCCATCGCCACTTGCAATGTTTCCAACAATCCCATTCCCGTTACAATCGAAACAATCGCAAGCGGAAATATTAAACGCATCCCAAAAACTGCAATCGGAATACCGAAAACAATAAAGCGTTTCTGCCAAATCGGGTCCATCGTTTCAAGTACCTTGGCATTAACCACCGCATTATCAAACGAAAGAGAGATTTCAAGAACAATCAGAAGAAAGGTGATGTAAATAGCGGCAAGTCCACCGAGATAATATGCTGCAATCAGCCCTAAAAGCATGATTGCAAACGAGCTGTAAAAGTAGCGCATGAGCATCCTTCGAAAGTAATGCGCAATTATAACTTACATATGAGCATTATGCCATTGAACGAGTGAAAGACGGAATCCTTCTTTGACACTAAGCACTTCGTGAGAGAAATAGGGATTACTCAGAAATACGACCATATCCCCTGCTTCCGGACGGAGGGTAATCGTATTGCCGTGCTCGTCACACAGATAGTTGAAGAGCAATTCTCCTCCGCTGAAATGATCTTGATCCGTCGGATGCGGAGTATAAGAGGTCGTAAAGAGGACGGTAGTGAGTTTGCGCTCAGGGGCGACGGTGCGATACCCGATGACATTCCCATCATGGTCACGCAATTCGCTTGAATCATCGGAATGCTTGAGATAAAACGACCCGCTCTCATAGCCTAGAACCTGCACATCGGTTGCTTTGGCGAGAGAAAGGGCAAAAAATGTTTCAATCTCTCCTCTCACCGCTTCAAAACGGCGATCATAGATTTCTCGGTGTTCTGGGCTTAGCGTATGAATATCGGTTTTACGAATAGCGGTATCGAGTGAACGTCCGCGTAGTTCTGCCTGCACCGCCTCATTATCCGATAGCGTATGAGCGGTAATCGCTCGGCATTCGGCCGGACTAAGCACCCCCTCAAGAACTATATAGGGAAAATCATGGTACGGATTGGGGAGCCGCGCAGTGGGAATATCCCACCCCAGTAACTCATCTCGTGCATATACGTAGTTACTGATCTGATGCATCACTATTTCTGCTTATCGGTGACGATATAAAGCTGTTCATGTCCAAGACGTTTCAACACATCCATAACACCCACGAAGTTTTGAAATGCCGCCTCTTTATCGCTGTAAAGAACAACCGTCATCTCTTTTCCTCCCTCAACGACACGCTGTTCAAAATCGGCTAACGTGATCGGTATTTTCTCTTCCCCCAACATCAGTGTCCCGTCTTTTTGGATGGTGAGTTTCAGCTCACTCGGCTTATGCTCTGCCGCAGATCCTTTGGCCTCAGGGAGATCGACGGGAATCAATCCTGTCTTAATAAACGTCGCCGTAGTAAGTACCATGACGAGCAACACGAGCATAATGTCGATGAACGGAATAACGTTGATCGTATCGATCCGTTTCATTTTCATGACTTACCCTTGTTTTTTATGGGCGTCGATTTCCCATAGTGTGATAAGACGTTCCATTTTACGGAGTAAAATATTGTAAAACACAATAGCCGGGATGGCGACCACCAGACCCATTGCCGTCGCTTTGAGCGCCAGAGCCAACCCGGTCATGATTTTCTTCGGATCAACGGCTCCTACATCACCGAGGGTGTAAAATGTAATCATAATCCCTAAAACCGTCCCAAGCAATCCAACATACGGTGCATTCGAACCGATCGTTGCAATCGTAGAAACATTGTTGCCCAAATCAAGTTCCAATTCCTCTTTCGTCTCATAATCACCGATACGAACCGAACCGTATGCCATCATTCTTTCGATAAAAAGCCATAATGAGACAATACTCATAACCACCAAAATCCCGATAATCCCGTAATCCACTGCCGTTTGTGCAAATTCCAGCCAACCGCTGTTTTCCATTCGTTATTCCCCTTTTTTAAATTCTAATTTGACGCAGGTTCCCTCTCCAACACGAGAAGCAACATTCAACACTATA
Encoded proteins:
- a CDS encoding helix-turn-helix domain-containing protein, which encodes MEQNFRVKDASKYLSVCIATVWAYAKEGRLHPIKLSPRVTIFKKSDLDALIDSMTAVAS
- a CDS encoding integrase arm-type DNA-binding domain-containing protein; translation: MAKREVTPLIDTQLRNAIPKEKEYTLPDGNGLQLNIKPDGRKVWEIRYTINGKAKKTTAGSYPNTSLKDARLKRDELKEKIKSGIDPIQEKKEIKAINEAEKIETQTAINTQFHLITYEWLSTLKNDDATATKRKRAFERDLFPYFCTYDERHVITSSKTIGEITHGELLKIITEKGKTAPETASRLFADCNRLWIYAVSHEYTDLNITLRIDKSVLPKHEEKNMAKITDEKILGELLRGIDGYYGEGGVIVRNILRFVSLIPLRADNLCKLKWSQIDFEKAVITIPRSEMKVKDKNLPDFKIPLPHQAINILKEIKEVTGWGVWVFHGVRNNLTHANKESGNKALRAIGFNDEVTGRKQTLHSFRGTFRSLTETHATAHGVSFEVRERVLDHHEENKVVRSYTHKADYTEQMRELLQWWADYLDEVKKSKGDK
- the groES gene encoding co-chaperone GroES; protein product: MNFQPLGKRVLVQRLEEATTTASGIIIPDNAKEKPSQGTVIAVSEKVSNVEIGNVVVFGKYAGTELTLEGKAYLVIATSDLLGIIK
- the groL gene encoding chaperonin GroEL (60 kDa chaperone family; promotes refolding of misfolded polypeptides especially under stressful conditions; forms two stacked rings of heptamers to form a barrel-shaped 14mer; ends can be capped by GroES; misfolded proteins enter the barrel where they are refolded when GroES binds): MAKEIHYSDDARNKLAAGVQKLTDAVKVTMGPRGRNVLIQRSYGAPLITKDGVSVAKEVELKDPLENMGAQLVKEVASNTADEAGDGTTTATILANSIFKEGLRNITAGANPIEVKRGMDKATEAILAELKAASRIINDKKEIAQVATISANSDERIGAMIAEAMDKVGRDGVITVEEAKGINDELDVVEGMQFDRGYLSPYFINNSEKMTVELDHPFILLFDQKISNLKDLLPVLEQVQKSSRPLLIIAEDVEGEALATLVVNKLRGVLNITAVKAPGFGDRRKAMLQDIAVLTRAQLISEEIGRTLDSATITDLGQASRVVISKDNTTIVDGAGDKDAVNSRIKEIRTQIEATTSEYDKEKLQERLAKLAGGVAVIKVGAATETEMKEKKDRVDDALSATKAAVEEGIVIGGGAALIRAAAKVKHDLTGDQKIGWEIILRAITAPVKQIAENAGYDAGVVVNTIVSATNENIGFNAATGEYVDMYEAGIIDPLKVERVALTNATSVSSMLLTTEATIHEIKEDKPAMPDMGGMGGMPGMM
- a CDS encoding DUF475 domain-containing protein, with the protein product MRYFYSSFAIMLLGLIAAYYLGGLAAIYITFLLIVLEISLSFDNAVVNAKVLETMDPIWQKRFIVFGIPIAVFGMRLIFPLAIVSIVTGMGLLETLQVAMDQPAEYEKVLKATESTIFAFGGAFLLMVFLDFFFGEHDVKWVKFVEGSKTMEHFSGVANIELITAIMVGIALGHITQDFGVVLAFMYGVLLHSLLGMLDHFLSSDTVKSGIAGFIYLEVLDASFSFDGVIGAFALTSNIFIIMIGLGVGAMFVRSITLYFVEHKTLSHFRYLEHGAHYAIGILAIIMLMKITTHISEMVTGTIGIGLILIAFLHSLWENKKANEIV
- a CDS encoding 2OG-Fe(II) oxygenase — encoded protein: MHQISNYVYARDELLGWDIPTARLPNPYHDFPYIVLEGVLSPAECRAITAHTLSDNEAVQAELRGRSLDTAIRKTDIHTLSPEHREIYDRRFEAVRGEIETFFALSLAKATDVQVLGYESGSFYLKHSDDSSELRDHDGNVIGYRTVAPERKLTTVLFTTSYTPHPTDQDHFSGGELLFNYLCDEHGNTITLRPEAGDMVVFLSNPYFSHEVLSVKEGFRLSLVQWHNAHM
- a CDS encoding biopolymer transporter ExbD encodes the protein MKMKRIDTINVIPFIDIMLVLLVMVLTTATFIKTGLIPVDLPEAKGSAAEHKPSELKLTIQKDGTLMLGEEKIPITLADFEQRVVEGGKEMTVVLYSDKEAAFQNFVGVMDVLKRLGHEQLYIVTDKQK
- the exbB gene encoding TonB-system energizer ExbB yields the protein MENSGWLEFAQTAVDYGIIGILVVMSIVSLWLFIERMMAYGSVRIGDYETKEELELDLGNNVSTIATIGSNAPYVGLLGTVLGIMITFYTLGDVGAVDPKKIMTGLALALKATAMGLVVAIPAIVFYNILLRKMERLITLWEIDAHKKQG